Proteins encoded together in one Sinorhizobium meliloti window:
- the nagA gene encoding N-acetylglucosamine-6-phosphate deacetylase has protein sequence MTAKKTISGARIFDGIDWHDGAALVIEAGHVKAIAPAGSVPAGGETVDARGLLLVPGFIDLQVNGGGGALLNEAPTLESIRQICAAHAKFGTTALLPTLITDTRAVRTAAIAAGVEAKAAAVPGFLGLHLEGPHLSVARKGAHDPALIRPMGDDDLAEILACAKALGRLMLTVAPENATREQVRALADAGVVVSLGHTDVDYDTACAYAKAGARTVTHLFNAMSGLGHREPGVVGAALSTGTLHAGMIADGFHVHPASMGIALRGKKGPGQIFLVTDAMSPIGTDQTSFFLNGREILRQGGRLTLADGTLAGADIDMLSSVRFVHQRLGLPIEEAVRMASAYPADAMGIASHKGRLLPGTDADFVLLTPELAMKSTWIAGEAVFAV, from the coding sequence ATGACTGCGAAGAAGACGATCAGCGGAGCGCGGATTTTCGACGGCATCGACTGGCACGACGGGGCAGCCCTCGTGATCGAGGCGGGACACGTCAAGGCGATTGCGCCGGCGGGAAGCGTCCCCGCCGGTGGCGAGACCGTCGACGCGCGTGGCCTGCTTCTCGTGCCCGGTTTCATCGATCTGCAGGTGAATGGCGGCGGCGGCGCGCTTCTGAACGAAGCGCCGACCCTCGAAAGCATCCGGCAGATCTGCGCGGCGCATGCGAAATTCGGCACGACGGCGCTGCTGCCGACCCTGATCACCGACACGCGCGCGGTCAGGACCGCGGCCATTGCAGCAGGCGTCGAGGCGAAAGCCGCGGCGGTTCCGGGCTTCCTCGGCCTGCATCTCGAAGGCCCGCATCTGTCCGTCGCGCGCAAGGGGGCTCACGATCCGGCGCTGATCCGCCCGATGGGCGATGACGATCTTGCCGAGATACTCGCTTGCGCAAAGGCGCTCGGCCGTCTGATGCTCACCGTGGCCCCGGAAAACGCCACCAGGGAGCAGGTGCGGGCGCTGGCCGATGCCGGCGTCGTGGTGAGCCTCGGCCATACCGACGTGGATTACGATACCGCCTGCGCCTATGCCAAAGCGGGTGCCCGGACCGTCACGCATCTCTTCAACGCCATGAGCGGGCTCGGCCATCGAGAGCCCGGCGTGGTCGGCGCGGCGCTTTCGACCGGCACGCTCCACGCGGGCATGATCGCCGATGGTTTTCACGTTCACCCGGCGTCGATGGGCATCGCGCTGCGCGGCAAGAAAGGCCCGGGTCAGATTTTCCTGGTCACCGACGCCATGTCGCCGATCGGCACCGACCAGACGAGTTTCTTCCTGAACGGACGGGAAATCTTGCGCCAGGGCGGGCGCCTGACGCTTGCCGACGGCACCCTTGCCGGCGCCGATATCGACATGCTGTCGTCGGTCCGCTTCGTCCACCAAAGGCTTGGTCTCCCGATCGAAGAGGCGGTTCGCATGGCCTCCGCCTATCCCGCCGACGCCATGGGGATCGCCTCGCACAAGGGCCGGCTCCTGCCTGGTACGGATGCGGACTTCGTGCTGCTCACGCCGGAACTCGCAATGAAATCGACCTGGATCGCCGGGGAGGCAGTTTTCGCGGTTTGA